GTATCAGTGCGCCAGACCGTGCCGCAGCGGGTAATGCCCGTCGCTGTAATCCTCGAACATCTGCGATAGGGAGGGGTGGTCCACCGGCCCGCCTTCGGCGTCTTCCGTCAGGTTCTGCTGGCTGACATACGCAACGTAGCTGGATTCCTCGTTTTCGGCGAGAAGGTGGTAGAAGGGCTGGTCGCGGATCGGCCTCACCTCAAGCGGGATCGACTCGTACCATTCGTCGCTGTTGGCGAAGACCGGATCGATATCGAAAACGACGCCGCGAAAGTCGTGCAACTTGTGGCGAACCACGTCGCCGATTGCGAATCGCGCCCGGGTCTGCCGGGGAGCATCGATCATGCGTCCAGCCTGAGGGGAATAGAAGGACGCCTTGTTCATGCACCCGATATAGGTTTTGCGGCGGGGTGAAACAAGCGGGTGAAACGGGAGATGGACAAGTCATTCCCGAAAAAGTGCAATTCGGGGCTTGGCAAGGTCGATCAAGTGGGCTAGCGGCGCACTTCGCTTGACCCGGTGGGGCTTCCCCACTGTAGCACGATCTCTAGCGGAGAGGTGGCAGAGTGGTCGAATGCGCTGCACTCGAAATGCAGTGTACGGGAAACCGTACCGTGGGTTCGAATCCCACCCTCTCCGCCAAGAGCCCTTCCAGAACGGTCCACAAAGGACCACCTGGATGGACTTTTTCTCCCTGATTACCGACGTTTAGCAGGCCAGTTCGGCTCCGGCCGTCCGCACCCGTCCATGCCCTTCCAGCGCTCTGGAAGCACGCAAACGTGGTACGCGGCGTCCAAAAACGTGGTACTTTTTGGAGATCGCAGATGCTCACTGAAGCGAAGGTCCGCGCGGCAAGGCCGCGCCCAAAACCCTACAAGCTCACAGATACCAATCGACTGTTCCTGCTCGTCACGCCCAGCGGAGGAAAACTCTGGCGGTGGGGCTACACGTTCGATGGCAAGCAAAAGGGGATGGCATTCGGCGCCTATCCGCTGGTCACGCTTTCCGACGCGCGGGCAAAACGCGATGAAGCCTACACCACGCTGTGCGAGGGGCGAGATCCCACCATCGCGAAGAAACTGCGGGTCGAGGCCAACCTCGAGGCGGAGCGCCAGACATTCGAGCGGGTCGCCCGGGAATGGCACGCAAATGCGAAGGCCCAGTGGGCGGCTGTCCACGCCAGCGATATTTTCCGCAGCCTCGAGCGCGACGTTTTCCCCTTGATCGGCGAGTTCCCGATAGCGAGCCTGACACCGCCTCATGTGCTTGGCGTTCTTCGAGCGATCGAGCAGCGCGGCGCGATCGAGACCGCCAGGCGTGTACGCCAACGCATATCCGCCGTTTGCATCTATGCGATCGCCCAGGGCATCGCGCAGAACGATCCAGCCGAAAAGCTCGGCGCTGTTCTCAAGCCGCTGCGAAAGGGCCGCCAACCGGCGATCACCCAGATCGAGCCCCTGCGCACGATGATCGTCGCCGCCGAAGGCGACTATGCTCGCCCCATCACCCGCCTGGCCCTGCGCCTGCTTGCACTCACCGCAGTGCGGCCGAGCGAGCTTCGCGGGGCGCTCTGGGCCGAGATGGAGGATCTCGATGGTCGCGAACCGCTGTGGCGCATCCCCGCGGCTCGGATGAAAGGCGATCTCGATCGCAAGGACGAGATCGACGGCGATCACCTCGTTCCCCTCACGCCCCAGGCGGTGGGCGTGCTCAGGGCGCTGTGGCCGCTCACCGGCGGGGGCAAGTTCGTGTTCCCCAGCACCCGCCATGCCCACAAGCCCATGAGCGAGAACGCAATCGGCTATCTCCTCAACCGGGCAGGCTATCACGGTCGCCATGTCCCGCACGGTTTTCGCGCAGCCTTCTCGACGATCATGAACGAGTGGGCGGAGCGGGAAGGAAAGAGCCATGATCGCAAGGTCATCGATTTGATGCTTGCCCATGTTCCCAAGGAAAGGGTCGAGAGCGCTTACAACCGGGCAGCCTACCTTCCTCGCCGCCGGGAATTGGCCGACGTGTGGGCCGAAATGCTGACCGATGGCTTGCCCGATCCGGCCTCGCTGCTCGCCGGGCCCGCAAAGGAAATAGGGTTGCACTCGCGTCGGCGCATGCTGCCGATCGTCGAGGCAGATTTTCGCTTCCCAGCGCGGACGTAGTTTATTCTCCGGCGCCTAAAACGTTGCTGGCTGAGCCGAGGGAAGGCAAGGATTCCTATCGACCCTTCCTTCGGCTAACCGGCCGTTTGCGACCAACATATACGCTTCAGCAGCGATGGAACGAACGCCAGCTTTTCCCAAGAGCGGTCGGCCGGCCTCGGGACCGCGGAT
The DNA window shown above is from Novosphingobium sp. P6W and carries:
- the hspQ gene encoding heat shock protein HspQ, which encodes MNKASFYSPQAGRMIDAPRQTRARFAIGDVVRHKLHDFRGVVFDIDPVFANSDEWYESIPLEVRPIRDQPFYHLLAENEESSYVAYVSQQNLTEDAEGGPVDHPSLSQMFEDYSDGHYPLRHGLAH
- a CDS encoding integrase arm-type DNA-binding domain-containing protein, coding for MLTEAKVRAARPRPKPYKLTDTNRLFLLVTPSGGKLWRWGYTFDGKQKGMAFGAYPLVTLSDARAKRDEAYTTLCEGRDPTIAKKLRVEANLEAERQTFERVAREWHANAKAQWAAVHASDIFRSLERDVFPLIGEFPIASLTPPHVLGVLRAIEQRGAIETARRVRQRISAVCIYAIAQGIAQNDPAEKLGAVLKPLRKGRQPAITQIEPLRTMIVAAEGDYARPITRLALRLLALTAVRPSELRGALWAEMEDLDGREPLWRIPAARMKGDLDRKDEIDGDHLVPLTPQAVGVLRALWPLTGGGKFVFPSTRHAHKPMSENAIGYLLNRAGYHGRHVPHGFRAAFSTIMNEWAEREGKSHDRKVIDLMLAHVPKERVESAYNRAAYLPRRRELADVWAEMLTDGLPDPASLLAGPAKEIGLHSRRRMLPIVEADFRFPART